One window from the genome of Leptospira ryugenii encodes:
- a CDS encoding YkvA family protein: MKETYVKENFWKKVKEVGGKVPFLRDAIALYYCLLDESTSLTAKASIAFALAYFILPIDAIPDLFLVLGFTDDATIIASTIYMLQTQLKPIHYEKADAFMKPDGT, translated from the coding sequence ATGAAAGAGACCTATGTAAAAGAGAACTTTTGGAAAAAGGTCAAAGAGGTCGGCGGCAAAGTTCCTTTTTTGCGAGATGCCATTGCACTTTACTATTGTCTTTTAGATGAAAGTACATCCCTAACGGCCAAGGCATCCATTGCCTTTGCTCTCGCCTATTTCATCTTACCCATCGACGCAATTCCCGATCTATTTTTAGTCTTGGGGTTTACTGATGACGCCACAATCATCGCCTCCACCATATATATGTTACAGACACAACTGAAACCCATTCATTATGAAAAGGCAGATGCATTTATGAAACCTGATGGAACCTAA
- a CDS encoding PAS domain-containing protein has product MSDQLVQKVQKQAELFAKSDMRFVSDELIQKIQTFTAKELDDLDFGIISLDDKGNIKAFNEYEATKANVDRDSVIGKNFFIDVAPCTNNQIFYGSFKRGVEERKMDMIFPYTFTYKMKPTPVKIHLYRGPARPNNWVFVKWN; this is encoded by the coding sequence ATGTCAGACCAATTAGTCCAAAAAGTCCAAAAACAAGCTGAGTTGTTTGCCAAATCGGATATGCGTTTTGTAAGCGATGAACTGATACAAAAGATACAAACATTCACCGCGAAAGAATTGGATGATTTAGATTTTGGTATCATTAGTTTAGACGACAAGGGGAATATTAAGGCCTTTAACGAATATGAGGCGACAAAGGCCAATGTGGACCGAGATTCTGTCATTGGCAAAAACTTCTTCATTGACGTCGCGCCTTGTACAAATAACCAAATTTTTTATGGTAGTTTCAAACGTGGAGTAGAGGAAAGGAAGATGGATATGATCTTTCCTTATACCTTCACTTACAAAATGAAACCGACCCCTGTCAAAATCCACCTTTATCGAGGTCCTGCTCGTCCTAACAACTGGGTGTTTGTGAAATGGAATTAA
- a CDS encoding aromatic amino acid ammonia-lyase has protein sequence MTHRLNPKRLWNIANRKERLHPDLSRLAPSAKALQEYLQKDKPSLLYGIDTGFGPHAFLNNEDRLENQRSLVYHLTVVSSKEFLKLEEARAVLAARISVLGLGASAVDPSLCNILLDLLEKDCIPKIPLRGSLSASGDLIPLSSIALALMGENEWIGQNAHMGPSLANQKKSAIQGLPRVLQAKEALSITNGTSFTTALLALQSETIRLLLEEILSFLEILFSFHPVFPDAFLPEYHKTKEFPGPIYVAERLYAKAKQNPKQKKVGSKIQDIYSVRCIPQILGSLFDEVREIQNLVEKELNSVSDNPIYIHSENRFAEGGNFYASHVSFAADRLQNVIAVLATWLERFMQYLQNPQENGQFTLSLSPEPGRYAGLSGLALLSTHLTSEIRRDSMPGSVQSLATNGGNQDIVPMGAISIYRNRRTIDDLIHLAAIFSYHIFQAGSLVSQEMSQVSAFSKNRMLKEDRDLREEINLCLCHYNSLLYPERMGKN, from the coding sequence ATGACACATCGCCTCAACCCCAAACGACTTTGGAATATAGCAAACAGAAAAGAACGATTGCATCCTGATCTCTCTCGTTTGGCTCCCTCTGCCAAGGCTCTACAAGAGTATTTGCAAAAAGACAAACCATCTCTCCTGTATGGGATAGATACTGGCTTCGGCCCCCATGCGTTTTTGAACAATGAAGACCGCTTAGAAAACCAAAGATCTCTGGTGTATCACTTAACAGTCGTTTCTAGTAAAGAATTTCTAAAATTGGAAGAAGCAAGAGCCGTTTTAGCCGCAAGGATTTCAGTCCTTGGTCTTGGGGCGAGTGCGGTAGACCCCTCTCTCTGCAATATCCTTCTGGATTTACTAGAAAAAGATTGTATCCCCAAAATTCCTCTCCGTGGCTCCCTGTCTGCATCGGGCGATTTGATCCCACTTAGTTCCATAGCTCTTGCCCTTATGGGAGAGAACGAATGGATCGGACAGAATGCACACATGGGACCAAGCCTAGCCAATCAAAAGAAGTCTGCCATCCAGGGACTTCCCAGAGTCCTCCAGGCAAAGGAAGCCCTTTCCATCACCAACGGAACAAGTTTCACTACTGCACTTTTAGCCTTACAATCAGAAACCATCCGACTGCTACTCGAAGAAATTCTTTCTTTTTTAGAGATATTGTTCTCATTTCACCCTGTTTTTCCCGATGCCTTCCTCCCTGAGTACCACAAAACCAAGGAGTTCCCAGGCCCAATTTATGTGGCCGAAAGGTTGTATGCTAAAGCAAAACAAAACCCAAAACAAAAAAAAGTGGGAAGTAAAATTCAAGACATCTATTCCGTACGATGTATCCCCCAAATATTGGGCTCACTCTTCGATGAGGTGAGAGAGATCCAAAACCTTGTGGAAAAAGAGCTCAATTCTGTCTCCGACAATCCAATTTACATCCATTCAGAAAATCGTTTTGCGGAAGGAGGCAATTTCTATGCTTCGCACGTAAGCTTTGCTGCTGACCGTCTACAGAATGTCATTGCAGTTTTAGCAACTTGGTTAGAGAGATTTATGCAATACTTACAAAACCCCCAGGAAAACGGCCAATTTACACTCTCTCTTTCGCCGGAACCTGGAAGGTATGCTGGCCTTTCCGGATTGGCATTGTTAAGTACTCACCTAACTTCTGAAATACGAAGGGATAGTATGCCAGGGAGTGTCCAATCTCTCGCTACGAATGGAGGAAACCAAGACATTGTACCTATGGGTGCCATCTCCATCTACCGAAACCGCCGCACCATTGACGATTTGATTCATCTCGCTGCGATTTTTTCCTACCATATCTTCCAAGCGGGCTCTCTTGTGTCCCAGGAGATGAGCCAGGTGTCTGCCTTTTCCAAAAATCGTATGTTGAAAGAGGACAGGGATCTAAGGGAGGAGATCAATCTTTGCCTTTGCCATTACAATTCTTTGCTTTATCCCGAGAGAATGGGTAAAAATTGA
- a CDS encoding photoactive yellow protein has protein sequence MSSFVDASFLSRLGQITESQANEENFGIVKVDDSGKILIYNQFESNLANVPIEKAVGKNFFTDIAICTNNRLFYGKFREGVAKGQLDVSFSYVFTYKMKPTNVQIHLYHDPSSKTYWIFVKPK, from the coding sequence ATGTCATCATTTGTAGATGCTTCCTTTCTATCTCGCCTTGGACAAATCACAGAAAGCCAAGCCAATGAAGAGAATTTCGGAATTGTAAAAGTGGATGATAGCGGCAAAATTCTGATTTACAATCAGTTCGAATCAAACCTCGCAAACGTTCCCATCGAAAAGGCTGTCGGGAAAAACTTTTTTACAGACATTGCCATCTGTACGAACAATCGACTGTTCTACGGTAAATTTAGAGAAGGCGTAGCAAAGGGCCAATTGGATGTCTCATTTAGCTATGTATTTACTTACAAAATGAAGCCTACAAATGTTCAAATACACCTCTACCATGACCCCTCCTCTAAAACCTATTGGATCTTTGTGAAGCCTAAATGA
- a CDS encoding patatin-like phospholipase family protein, with amino-acid sequence MKKRALVLSGGGARGAYQAGVFRALEERKWKPDIICGTSVGAINACAIGSGMKSQELINLWLDLNQGKVMRYSLNRIFTELFRKSYAPLADTTPLRKLLEQKLDFTKLNHSEIRVIISAVNILSAELEFFRNPDLKKEHILASSAIPLFFPWSLVNGTPYWDGGVMANTPILPAITEGAEEILVILLSPVGRDTRMLLPKNKTEALERLYELYLLGSYKNIEQGIEFQKELSQPKSAIEYFLRSFQIKFENIKIKTIAPREFLGLGSFLNFKKEQARDLIARGYQDASDFFVQEH; translated from the coding sequence ATGAAAAAAAGAGCATTGGTTCTATCAGGGGGAGGTGCTCGAGGTGCCTACCAAGCAGGTGTCTTTCGGGCATTGGAAGAAAGGAAATGGAAACCAGATATCATTTGTGGAACCTCTGTAGGTGCCATCAATGCCTGTGCGATTGGATCTGGAATGAAGAGCCAAGAACTCATCAATCTTTGGTTAGACCTTAACCAAGGAAAGGTGATGAGATACTCACTAAACAGAATTTTTACAGAGCTTTTTCGGAAATCTTATGCACCTCTTGCGGATACCACTCCTTTGCGAAAGCTCTTAGAACAAAAGTTAGATTTTACGAAATTGAACCACTCCGAGATACGAGTCATCATTTCTGCCGTGAATATTCTCAGTGCGGAATTGGAGTTTTTTAGAAATCCTGATCTAAAGAAAGAACATATTTTAGCATCAAGTGCCATTCCTTTGTTTTTCCCTTGGTCTTTGGTTAATGGTACGCCATACTGGGATGGAGGTGTTATGGCAAATACCCCCATCTTGCCGGCAATTACAGAAGGAGCAGAAGAGATATTGGTCATATTGCTTTCACCCGTGGGACGTGATACTCGGATGTTACTTCCTAAAAATAAGACGGAAGCTCTAGAAAGATTGTATGAGTTGTACCTTTTGGGTTCTTATAAAAACATTGAGCAGGGCATTGAGTTCCAAAAGGAATTGAGCCAACCAAAATCAGCGATTGAATATTTTTTGCGTTCGTTTCAGATCAAATTCGAAAATATAAAAATTAAAACGATAGCACCGAGAGAGTTTCTCGGTTTAGGGAGTTTTTTGAATTTTAAAAAGGAGCAGGCGCGCGATTTGATCGCCAGAGGCTACCAAGACGCCTCCGACTTTTTTGTGCAGGAACATTAG
- a CDS encoding C40 family peptidase gives MKFYFAAMVLFVSVGLQAQNIDPLVFEAYQKQQALLLKSEIRKVLGDKANRPEFKEDTKILLPWAMMEEMSPKDFARAVLFVSKAREMGIPFEMVEDLLPSLRGAKVKSDEYPYLIMAISEAEKASLATDLRDMIFNGAFQRNYDGLSTLTAVRFVILARAKKVYTESTVPLLWKHLTEQSLSTNDIAFEKNLRSLETKLGLNLSRQERETFLLSLNSYKQLAKSLPSQDWTAKQRNIDETLADYSVLELRERPRLNWTAEDLGIVETPSPNQTKDWRDLSVSRLKQIVSTWIGTKYVYGGTSKSGTDCSGFTRSVLVDRGIDVPIRLIPRGARDQSQIGSSISRAQIGPGDLVFFSASPNTSKITHVGLALGNEQFAHASSTRGVVIQSLEEKWWKTRLQVSRRIFLKTVQ, from the coding sequence ATGAAGTTTTATTTTGCAGCAATGGTTCTCTTTGTTTCCGTGGGCCTTCAGGCGCAAAACATAGATCCACTGGTTTTCGAGGCCTACCAGAAACAACAAGCCCTTCTTTTAAAATCGGAAATCAGAAAGGTTTTAGGGGATAAGGCAAACCGACCAGAATTCAAAGAAGACACAAAGATCCTCTTGCCTTGGGCCATGATGGAAGAGATGAGCCCGAAGGACTTTGCAAGAGCTGTTCTTTTTGTAAGCAAAGCAAGAGAGATGGGCATCCCCTTTGAAATGGTGGAAGACCTTCTGCCGAGTTTGCGCGGGGCTAAAGTAAAAAGTGATGAATACCCTTATTTGATCATGGCTATTTCAGAGGCAGAGAAAGCAAGTCTTGCCACTGACCTTCGGGATATGATATTCAATGGAGCTTTCCAGCGAAACTATGATGGATTGAGCACATTGACAGCCGTACGATTTGTGATTTTAGCAAGGGCAAAGAAAGTTTATACCGAAAGCACAGTTCCCTTGCTTTGGAAACACCTCACAGAACAGAGCCTCAGCACAAATGACATTGCCTTTGAAAAGAATCTACGCAGTTTAGAAACAAAATTAGGGCTAAACCTTTCTCGTCAAGAGAGAGAAACCTTTCTTCTCAGTTTGAACTCATACAAGCAACTGGCTAAGTCTTTGCCTTCCCAAGACTGGACAGCAAAGCAAAGAAACATAGATGAAACGCTTGCCGATTATTCTGTATTGGAATTGAGAGAAAGACCAAGGTTAAACTGGACGGCAGAGGATTTAGGGATCGTAGAAACTCCCAGTCCCAACCAAACAAAAGATTGGCGAGATTTATCTGTATCCCGTCTCAAACAAATTGTCTCTACTTGGATAGGCACAAAGTACGTTTACGGTGGGACAAGTAAATCCGGTACGGATTGTTCTGGATTTACGAGATCAGTTCTTGTTGACCGAGGGATAGATGTGCCAATCAGATTGATCCCGAGAGGCGCGCGGGACCAATCTCAAATCGGAAGTAGTATTTCTCGTGCCCAAATCGGTCCCGGAGATTTAGTGTTTTTTTCTGCCTCTCCCAATACTTCTAAGATCACTCATGTAGGATTGGCTCTGGGCAACGAACAATTTGCACATGCATCCAGTACGAGAGGAGTGGTCATCCAAAGTTTGGAAGAAAAGTGGTGGAAGACTAGATTGCAAGTGAGTCGTAGGATTTTTTTAAAAACGGTACAATAA
- a CDS encoding MBL fold metallo-hydrolase, with the protein MRQSLFILSFCFLLPSCFLFRSIEKPSKQVQFDQSNPQAVKLHWLGHASLVIQIYDKWIITDPNFSESLGLVVKRYIASPLESTQLPKFDAVLISHSHFDHLDKDSLQQIPLSGKLYVPKGAGIYIPSRWDARKKEMVPWQMDAQNDLEITAVPARHFGGRWLFDNLWDGEPYTGYVIKYKDVTIYFAGDTGYQKKEFEEIGKRFSIDIALLPVGPSKGPGNPVHINPEEAVDTFLDLNAKYMIPMHFGTFYRSMESELPHIQEVLAPLGKKAIILSIGDTYSFKGD; encoded by the coding sequence ATGAGACAGAGCCTATTCATTCTTTCCTTCTGCTTTTTATTACCATCCTGTTTTTTATTCCGAAGTATCGAGAAACCCAGCAAACAGGTACAATTCGACCAATCCAACCCGCAGGCAGTAAAACTTCATTGGCTAGGACATGCAAGCCTCGTCATACAAATCTATGATAAATGGATCATAACGGATCCCAACTTTTCCGAATCCTTAGGTCTTGTGGTAAAACGCTACATCGCAAGCCCACTAGAAAGCACTCAATTACCAAAGTTTGATGCGGTTTTGATTTCCCATTCCCACTTTGATCACCTGGACAAAGATAGTTTACAACAAATTCCTCTCTCCGGAAAGTTATATGTTCCCAAAGGAGCAGGTATCTATATCCCTTCCCGTTGGGATGCCCGAAAGAAGGAAATGGTTCCATGGCAAATGGATGCACAAAATGATCTAGAGATCACAGCTGTGCCAGCAAGGCATTTCGGAGGGCGATGGTTATTTGACAATCTCTGGGACGGAGAACCTTACACAGGCTATGTGATCAAATACAAAGATGTAACCATCTACTTTGCAGGGGATACAGGTTACCAAAAAAAAGAATTCGAAGAAATCGGAAAACGATTTTCCATTGATATTGCACTTCTACCTGTGGGACCAAGCAAAGGCCCTGGAAACCCAGTCCACATCAATCCAGAAGAGGCAGTGGATACATTTTTAGATCTAAATGCAAAATACATGATCCCCATGCATTTCGGTACTTTCTATCGATCCATGGAATCCGAACTTCCACACATACAAGAAGTTTTAGCACCTCTTGGCAAAAAGGCCATCATACTTTCGATAGGTGACACTTACTCGTTCAAAGGTGATTGA
- the argC gene encoding N-acetyl-gamma-glutamyl-phosphate reductase, whose protein sequence is MSEKIVIIGAGGLTGRELLKLIAKHPHFEVVMITSNQVTGKSLQEVFPQESFTQNLRFVSHEADIPKGATVVLATPNEASLTMAPRLLQAGHKVIDLSGTFRIHDQSLFESAYGFAHTHFHLMKDVVFGIPEMFRSQIKGASFVSNPGCFSTSAILPIFLLGKLRSKVQGTIIIDAKSGVSGAGGRTEEITFAYTNVYENFRAYKVLKHQHEPEISEYIQTNSPKEISIVFTPHLLPLYRGILTSIYIPIDPSVSDEEIESCFENATQGEPFLRFKKLPEDIELRFVQNSNYLDFAFRKKGNILTIVSALDNLMKGAAGQALQNLNLMHSLEETIGLQR, encoded by the coding sequence ATGTCTGAAAAAATTGTTATCATTGGTGCAGGAGGTCTCACGGGCCGAGAACTCCTCAAATTGATTGCCAAACACCCACATTTTGAAGTGGTAATGATCACTTCGAACCAAGTCACTGGAAAAAGCTTACAAGAAGTATTCCCACAAGAAAGTTTCACCCAAAACCTTAGATTTGTTTCTCATGAGGCTGACATTCCCAAAGGTGCAACTGTGGTCTTGGCAACTCCCAACGAAGCCTCTCTCACGATGGCTCCCCGCCTTTTGCAAGCAGGCCACAAGGTCATCGATCTTTCGGGAACCTTTCGGATCCACGACCAATCTTTATTTGAAAGTGCCTACGGATTTGCCCATACACATTTTCATCTGATGAAAGACGTTGTATTCGGTATCCCCGAAATGTTTCGTTCTCAGATCAAAGGTGCCTCATTTGTCTCCAACCCTGGTTGCTTTTCTACATCTGCCATCCTACCCATTTTTTTGCTGGGCAAGCTCAGGTCAAAGGTCCAAGGAACCATCATCATTGATGCAAAATCTGGTGTGAGCGGCGCCGGTGGGCGAACCGAAGAGATTACATTTGCCTATACCAACGTGTATGAAAACTTTCGGGCATACAAAGTTTTGAAGCACCAACACGAACCTGAAATTTCTGAATACATCCAAACCAATTCACCGAAAGAGATTTCTATCGTGTTCACTCCCCATCTTCTCCCTCTCTACCGAGGCATCCTCACAAGCATCTACATCCCCATTGACCCAAGCGTCTCAGATGAAGAAATAGAATCATGTTTCGAAAACGCCACTCAGGGAGAGCCTTTTTTACGATTCAAAAAACTTCCGGAGGACATTGAGTTACGCTTTGTACAGAATTCCAATTATTTGGATTTTGCATTTCGCAAAAAGGGAAATATCCTGACCATCGTTTCCGCTTTGGACAATTTGATGAAAGGAGCTGCTGGGCAAGCCTTACAAAATCTAAACCTAATGCACTCACTCGAGGAAACGATTGGTTTACAAAGATAG
- a CDS encoding phosphorylase codes for MVYKDREDVLFVSAFSGEIDRLSSSLSLAEIKVLGIGNLNAALSLFVYLQSNPHTKHVFFLGSGGSYPWSDYKTGALVQSNEFYQIETAGLSGFGKQLPTEPIHFLKSQSTLPQLRSNCPSLITLQDVNHAWKEKLALCEIENLECYGIAKVCKQFGISFTAFFAITNEVGPNGSVEWQKNWRELSNQLQDKVLTFFT; via the coding sequence TTGGTTTACAAAGATAGGGAGGATGTTCTATTTGTTAGTGCATTTTCTGGAGAGATTGATCGCTTATCTTCATCTCTATCATTAGCTGAGATAAAGGTATTGGGCATTGGGAATCTAAATGCCGCATTATCTTTGTTTGTTTACTTACAATCAAATCCACATACCAAACATGTTTTCTTTTTGGGTTCAGGCGGCTCCTACCCTTGGTCAGATTACAAGACTGGTGCTCTCGTCCAGTCCAATGAATTCTACCAAATAGAGACTGCAGGTCTTTCTGGTTTTGGAAAACAATTGCCCACCGAACCCATACATTTCCTGAAGAGTCAGTCTACCCTTCCTCAACTCCGGTCCAATTGCCCAAGTCTCATTACTCTACAAGATGTAAACCATGCCTGGAAGGAAAAGCTTGCTCTCTGCGAGATCGAGAACCTAGAGTGCTATGGTATCGCAAAAGTTTGCAAACAGTTTGGTATTTCCTTTACCGCCTTTTTTGCCATTACGAACGAAGTAGGCCCCAATGGCTCGGTAGAATGGCAAAAAAATTGGCGTGAATTATCAAATCAACTGCAAGACAAAGTCCTAACTTTTTTCACCTAA
- a CDS encoding glutathione S-transferase family protein gives MLQLYSHPNSTYSQRVRIYFVWKEIPFEILPVALEKLENRKKPFIEINPHGKVPVLKDGDWILCESYAIMRYVEEKFPDTKPLIPIGMKERALLTQYACQAETEFTIPASFVYFAKKFIKEEKWDLNRMKESTKRVGRHLDSLDSFFQSRKYFFEEQFGFMEIMYAPFINNISYMELEVPTNVQLWIDRVLSEPAVKSVLGEKS, from the coding sequence ATGTTACAACTGTATTCCCATCCAAATTCAACCTATTCGCAAAGAGTTCGTATCTATTTTGTTTGGAAGGAGATTCCCTTTGAAATCCTCCCTGTCGCCTTGGAAAAATTAGAAAACCGCAAAAAACCATTTATTGAGATCAACCCTCATGGTAAAGTACCTGTTTTGAAAGACGGAGATTGGATTTTATGTGAGTCTTATGCCATTATGCGTTATGTGGAAGAGAAATTTCCAGATACCAAACCTCTCATTCCGATCGGCATGAAAGAACGGGCACTCCTCACTCAATATGCCTGCCAAGCGGAAACAGAATTTACCATCCCCGCAAGTTTCGTCTACTTTGCGAAGAAGTTCATCAAAGAAGAAAAATGGGATCTAAACCGAATGAAAGAATCCACAAAACGTGTGGGCAGACATTTAGATTCTCTAGACTCCTTTTTCCAAAGTAGAAAGTATTTTTTCGAGGAACAGTTTGGATTTATGGAAATCATGTACGCTCCTTTTATCAATAATATCTCTTATATGGAATTGGAGGTTCCTACAAACGTACAATTATGGATAGATCGTGTTTTATCAGAACCTGCCGTAAAATCTGTATTAGGTGAAAAAAGTTAG
- a CDS encoding deoxyguanosinetriphosphate triphosphohydrolase — protein MLKGKRELEKDEEILAPYAERSSLSQKREFPEEDHPYRLPFQRDKDRIVHSQAFKRLEYKTQVFVYSVGDHYRNRLTHTLEVAGVSRTLAKALGLNDDLTEAIALAHDLGHSPFGHAGQDALADIMRGFGGFEHNKQSLRVVQKLERKYPGFSGLNLCYATLQGIMKHGGDYAKSSANEERKENGPSLEAQIVDHSDEIAYSSHDIEDGLEKGLLKPESLLDVRIWKQNYLVVKEKYPNEKEEIILRTTYRAILNELISDLLTNTHANLEKHNILSPEDVRVAYRNKIPLVSFSKEMNEYRKELKSFLFENLYRHPTVSKMSDQGKEIIHLLFQYFLKHPEKIPLSYREREEEDGRYRIICDYVAGMTDRYAIEICKSEGIFGLPYSVLF, from the coding sequence ATGTTAAAAGGGAAGAGGGAACTTGAGAAAGATGAGGAAATTTTGGCCCCCTATGCAGAGCGGAGTTCACTCTCCCAGAAAAGAGAATTTCCTGAAGAAGACCATCCATACCGATTGCCATTCCAAAGGGACAAAGACCGAATTGTCCATTCCCAAGCCTTCAAACGATTAGAATACAAAACCCAAGTGTTTGTCTATTCGGTGGGAGACCACTACCGGAATCGGTTGACCCATACTCTGGAAGTAGCTGGTGTTTCCAGAACATTGGCAAAGGCCCTGGGTTTAAATGATGACCTCACAGAAGCCATTGCTCTTGCCCATGATTTAGGCCACTCTCCCTTTGGTCATGCCGGCCAAGACGCATTAGCAGACATTATGCGAGGTTTTGGCGGATTTGAACATAACAAACAATCTCTTCGTGTTGTCCAAAAGTTGGAACGTAAGTATCCTGGTTTTTCTGGACTTAATTTATGTTATGCGACATTGCAGGGTATCATGAAACATGGAGGTGACTACGCAAAAAGTTCCGCCAATGAAGAAAGAAAAGAAAATGGTCCGAGTTTGGAGGCACAGATAGTGGATCATTCCGATGAGATAGCGTATTCCTCGCATGATATAGAAGACGGTTTGGAGAAAGGTTTACTAAAACCAGAAAGTTTGTTGGATGTGCGAATTTGGAAACAAAATTACTTGGTGGTGAAAGAAAAATACCCAAATGAAAAAGAAGAGATCATTCTCAGGACGACGTATAGAGCCATCTTAAATGAATTGATATCTGATTTATTGACCAATACACATGCCAACCTAGAAAAGCACAACATCCTCAGTCCAGAAGATGTTCGAGTTGCCTACCGAAACAAAATCCCATTGGTGAGTTTCTCAAAAGAGATGAATGAATACCGAAAAGAGTTGAAATCTTTTTTATTTGAGAATCTGTACAGGCACCCCACGGTCTCGAAAATGAGCGACCAGGGAAAAGAAATAATCCATCTTCTGTTCCAATATTTTTTGAAACATCCTGAGAAGATCCCACTTTCCTATCGAGAAAGAGAAGAAGAAGATGGGCGTTACCGCATCATCTGTGATTACGTTGCCGGTATGACTGACCGCTATGCTATTGAGATCTGCAAATCGGAAGGAATCTTTGGATTGCCGTATTCTGTTTTATTTTGA
- a CDS encoding DedA family protein has product MDFLQTLVSLFTDYGYFAVFSVLILCGFGLPVPEDISLTAGGVISGLGHTNVHVMFLVGMAGVLLGDGFVFLLGRVYGERALKLPVLRTVLHPERFEKVQEKFKKYGKWVVFFGRFMPGLRMPIFFTAGTSGQISFFRFVLTDGFAALISVPIWVYLGYYFAHNFDELMSYVRRGQTIILVLVALALLGFGIFFYWKQKKESPS; this is encoded by the coding sequence ATGGACTTTTTACAAACCCTTGTCTCTCTTTTCACAGACTATGGATACTTCGCAGTCTTTTCTGTTCTCATCCTTTGCGGTTTCGGCCTTCCCGTTCCTGAGGACATCTCGCTTACCGCTGGGGGCGTAATCTCTGGTTTGGGCCATACCAACGTCCATGTGATGTTTCTCGTAGGCATGGCGGGTGTGCTCCTGGGTGATGGGTTTGTCTTTCTCTTGGGGAGAGTGTATGGCGAGAGGGCCCTTAAACTACCGGTTCTCCGCACTGTCCTACACCCAGAACGGTTTGAAAAGGTACAAGAAAAGTTCAAAAAGTATGGCAAATGGGTTGTTTTCTTTGGAAGGTTTATGCCTGGCCTACGGATGCCCATTTTTTTCACTGCCGGCACCTCAGGGCAGATTTCTTTCTTTCGCTTTGTTCTGACAGATGGATTTGCAGCTTTGATTTCAGTTCCCATTTGGGTGTATTTGGGCTATTACTTTGCCCATAACTTTGACGAACTGATGTCCTATGTTCGCCGAGGCCAGACCATCATACTTGTTTTGGTGGCATTGGCTCTCCTTGGCTTTGGAATCTTTTTTTATTGGAAACAAAAGAAAGAATCACCATCTTAG
- a CDS encoding LIC11661 family lipoprotein, giving the protein MTRFLLFFSLGLFCSCTNYSTTSSVQIPPILVSATKNTNGTFNVNVRATNPELIFSGYRLYLATTENDARNSGDLNAGADCTLSAGSLVVLPVQPRDYVFLIDPSENTIAAGSGIDCKFKVQGNTGNFIAVRALSLSIQVQSGSSTIQVSGPSNAIQLP; this is encoded by the coding sequence ATGACACGATTTCTCTTGTTTTTCTCCTTGGGGCTCTTTTGTTCCTGCACAAATTATTCAACGACTAGCTCTGTGCAGATCCCCCCTATCCTTGTCTCCGCGACCAAAAATACAAACGGAACCTTTAATGTCAATGTTCGGGCCACCAATCCAGAGCTCATCTTTTCTGGTTACCGTCTCTACCTGGCCACTACTGAAAATGATGCACGGAATTCGGGGGATTTGAACGCAGGAGCTGATTGTACGCTTTCTGCTGGGTCTTTGGTGGTGCTCCCTGTCCAACCAAGGGATTATGTCTTCTTAATTGACCCATCCGAGAACACAATAGCCGCCGGTTCAGGAATTGATTGCAAATTTAAGGTCCAGGGAAATACTGGCAATTTCATTGCGGTCCGCGCCCTGAGCCTTTCCATCCAAGTCCAATCCGGAAGCAGCACCATCCAAGTTTCTGGCCCCTCAAATGCCATCCAATTGCCTTAG